In one Fusarium falciforme chromosome 5, complete sequence genomic region, the following are encoded:
- a CDS encoding 2-methylcitrate synthase, mitochondrial (Methylcitrate synthase), whose amino-acid sequence MALNLTTSRRALGSLKPLTRAAFVGARGYATAEPDLKATLREAIPAKRELLKKVKAHANKTIGEVKVENTLGGMRGLKAMVWEGSVLDANEGIRFHGRTIKDCQKELPKGKTGTEMLPEAMFWLLLTGQVPSTNQIRVFSRELAEKAQIPEFVSKMLDNFPKDLHPMTQFAMAVSALNYESKFAKAYEQGLNKADYWEPTFDDCISLLAKLPTIAAKIYQNSYRGGGALPAEVDLEQDWSYNFAAMLGKGGKENENFQDLLRLYLALHGDHEGGNVSAHATHLVGSALSDPFLSYSAGLQGLAGPLHGLAAQEVLRWILQMKEAIPAKYTEQDVNDYLWSTLNSGRVVPGYGHAVLRKPDPRFEALMDYAAARPEIAQDPVFQLVQKNSQIAPEVLKKHGKTKNPYPNVDSSSGVLFHHYGFHETLYYTATFGVSRGLGPLAQLVWDRALGLPIERPKSINLEGILKQVEGQ is encoded by the exons ATGGCCCTCAATTTGACAACTTCTCGCCGGGCTCTTGGCTCGCTCAAG CCCCTCACCCGTGCCGCCTTTGTCGGCGCCCGCGGCTATGCCACTGCTGAGCCCGACCTCAAGGCCACTCTCCGCGAGGCCATCCCCGCCAAGCGAGAGCTCCtgaagaaggtcaaggcccaTGCCAACAAGACCATCGGcgaggtcaaggtcgagaACACTCTTGGTGGCATGCGTGGCCTCAAGGCCATGGTCTGGGAGGGTTCCGTCCTCGACGCCAACGAGGGTATCCGCTTCCACGGTCGTACCATCAAGGACTGCCAGAAGGAGCTCCCCAAGGGCAAGACTGGCACCGAGATGCTTCCCGAGGCCATGTTCTGGCTGCTCCTCACTGGCCAGGTCCCTTCCACCAACCAGATCCGCGTCTTCTCCCGCGAGCTCGCTGAGAAGGCTCAGATCCCCGAGTTTGTCTCCAAGATGCTCGACAACTTCCCCAAGGACCTCCACCCCATGACTCAATTCGCCATGGCTGTGTCTGCTCTCAACTACGAGTCCAAGTTTGCCAAGGCTTACGAGCAGGGTCTGAACAAGGCTGACTACTGGGAGCCTACCTTTGATGACTGCATCTCCCTCCTGGCTAAGCTGCCCACCATTGCTGCCAAGATCTACCAGAACTCCTACCGTGGCGGTGGTGCTCTCCCCGCCGAGGTTGACCTCGAGCAGGATTGGTCTTACAACTTTGCTGCCATGCTTGGCAAGGGTGGCAAGGAGAACGAGAACTTCCAGGATCTCCTCCGTCTCTACCTTGCTCTCCACGGTGACCACGAGGGTGGTAACGTCTCTGCTCACGCCACTCACCTGGTTGGCAGTGCTCTGTCCGACCCCTTCCTGTCCTACAGTGCCGGTCTTCAGGGTCTTGCCGGTCCCCTCCACGG TCTCGCCGCCCAGGAGGTGCTCCGATGGATCCTCCAGATGAAGGAGGCCATCCCTGCCAAGTACACTGAGCAGGATGTCAACGACTACCTCTGGTCCACCCTCAACTCGGGCCGTGTCGTCCCCGGCTACGGCCATGCTGTCCTCCGAAAGCCCGACCCTCGATTCGAGGCTCTCATGGACTATGCTGCCGCTCGCCCTGAGATCGCTCAGGACCCCGTCTTCCAGCTGGTGCAGAAGAACAGCCAGATCGCCCCCGAGGTGCTCAAGAAGCACggcaagaccaagaaccCCTACCCCAACGTCGACAGCAGCTCCGGCGTCCTTTTCCACCACTATGGCTTCCACGAGACCCTCTACTACACCGCCACCTTCGGTGTGTCCCGAGGTCTGGGACCTCTTGCCCAACTGGTTTGGGACCGAGCTCTGGGTCTGCCCATTGAGCGACCCAAGAgcatcaacctcgagggcATCCTCAAGCAGGTTGAGGGCCAGTAA
- a CDS encoding N-acetyltransferase domain-containing protein — MSLTFRPATPADIPPVLSLVRSAYRGDSSRAGWTTEADLVADDRISAESLHAKITDPNGAVMLAFSTSTSGTSTPQSDSDADRDPSLVACCEVGRRDGDHAYFGLFAVSPELQAAGIGRQVLQRAEEHAKKEWGSRIMNMWVIWKREELIAWYVRRGYRITGEKAPFPYDQLVNGNALRDDLYFEILEKEL, encoded by the coding sequence ATGTCTCTCACCTTCCGCCCCGCTACCCCCGCCGACATCCCTCCAGTCCTCTCTCTCGTCCGCTCCGCCTACCGCGGCGACTCGTCCCGCGCCGGGTGGACCACAGAGGCCGATCTAGTCGCCGACGACCGCATCTCGGCCGAGTCCCTCCACGCCAAGATCACCGACCCCAACGGCGCCGTCATGCTCGCCTTTTCCACCTCTACCTCCGGTACTTCAACCCCTCAGTCAGACTCTGACGCGGATCGCGACCCTAGCCTTGTCGCCTGTTGTGAGGTTGGTCGTCGTGACGGAGATCACGCCTACTTTGGCCTCTTTGCCGTGTCACCCGAACTACAGGCCGCCGGCATCGGTAGACAGGTTCTTCAACGTGCCGAAGAGCACGCCAAGAAGGAATGGGGCTCACGCATTATGAACATGTGGGTTATCTGGAAGCGTGAAGAGCTCATCGCCTGGTATGTCCGAAGAGGATATCGCATTACCGGTGAGAAGGCGCCTTTCCCTTATGACCAGCTTGTCAACGGCAACGCGCTCAGGGACGATTTGTACTTTGAGATCTTGGAAAAGGAGTTGTAA